Proteins co-encoded in one Paracrocinitomix mangrovi genomic window:
- a CDS encoding DUF1573 domain-containing protein, whose protein sequence is MNAIKLLFVAPFLAIACTTDSGADAEERRTDYAEFIDDPTEISFEEMDYDFGTVKEGEQVKHIYKFKNTGDKSLILINVKGSCGCTVPEDWPKNPIEPGGTGEIKVVFDSQDRVGNVRKNVRVEANTNPSMSVLTLKGVVEE, encoded by the coding sequence ATGAATGCAATCAAATTATTATTCGTAGCACCGTTTTTAGCTATAGCCTGCACAACTGATTCTGGTGCTGATGCTGAAGAAAGAAGAACTGATTATGCTGAGTTTATAGATGATCCAACAGAAATTTCATTTGAAGAAATGGATTATGATTTTGGAACTGTAAAAGAGGGTGAACAAGTAAAGCATATCTATAAATTTAAAAACACAGGAGACAAGAGTTTGATTTTAATCAATGTAAAAGGTTCTTGTGGATGTACTGTTCCTGAAGATTGGCCTAAAAATCCAATTGAACCGGGTGGAACAGGAGAGATTAAAGTAGTTTTCGACTCACAGGATAGAGTTGGAAATGTTAGAAAAAATGTGAGAGTAGAAGCCAATACAAATCCTAGTATGTCTGTATTGACTTTAAAAGGAGTAGTGGAAGAATAA
- the yajC gene encoding preprotein translocase subunit YajC — protein sequence MNLLTILLQEGGGQEGAGGATTLLMYGAIILIMYFFMLRPQIKKSKEARKFRESLAVGDKVVTAGGIHGNVVEINEHTVVISTEGSGKLRIEKNSLNLNPDAQLQQAKR from the coding sequence ATGAATTTATTGACAATCTTATTACAAGAAGGTGGAGGACAAGAAGGAGCAGGAGGAGCTACTACATTATTAATGTATGGTGCTATTATCTTAATCATGTACTTTTTCATGTTAAGACCACAAATTAAAAAGAGTAAAGAAGCTAGAAAATTTAGAGAAAGTTTAGCGGTAGGAGATAAAGTTGTAACTGCTGGTGGAATTCACGGTAATGTGGTTGAGATCAACGAACACACAGTTGTGATTTCTACAGAAGGATCTGGAAAATTGAGAATTGAGAAAAATTCATTGAATTTGAATCCTGACGCACAATTGCAACAAGCTAAGCGTTAG
- the rpsR gene encoding 30S ribosomal protein S18, whose protein sequence is MAQNDIRYLTPINIEIKKDKYCRFKKSGIKYVDYKNPEFLLKFINEQGKILPRRVTGTSQKYQKKVNKAVKRARHLAILPYVADLMK, encoded by the coding sequence ATGGCACAAAACGATATTAGATATTTAACACCGATAAACATTGAAATTAAAAAAGACAAATATTGTCGTTTCAAGAAAAGCGGTATCAAATACGTAGATTACAAAAACCCTGAATTCTTGTTGAAATTTATCAATGAGCAAGGAAAAATTCTCCCTAGAAGGGTAACTGGAACTTCTCAAAAGTATCAGAAAAAAGTCAACAAAGCAGTAAAGAGAGCTAGACACTTAGCTATCTTACCTTATGTTGCTGACTTAATGAAGTAA
- the rpsF gene encoding 30S ribosomal protein S6, which translates to MNRYETVFILTPVLSEEQAKEAVKVYEDYITKNGGTIKHKEFWGLKKLAYQIQKKSTGFYSLVEFENDGTLIKKLEIEFKRDERIMRFLSIRMDKHHVAFAEKTRKAGTNTAKTEEKAEA; encoded by the coding sequence ATGAATAGGTACGAAACTGTTTTCATTTTAACTCCCGTTTTGTCTGAAGAGCAGGCAAAGGAAGCAGTAAAAGTGTACGAAGATTATATCACTAAAAATGGTGGTACAATTAAGCACAAAGAATTCTGGGGTTTGAAAAAGCTTGCTTATCAAATCCAAAAGAAATCTACAGGTTTTTACAGCTTGGTTGAGTTCGAAAATGACGGAACTTTGATCAAAAAATTAGAGATCGAATTTAAAAGAGATGAGCGTATTATGCGATTCTTGTCTATCAGAATGGATAAGCACCATGTTGCTTTTGCTGAGAAAACAAGAAAAGCAGGAACTAATACTGCCAAAACAGAAGAAAAAGCGGAAGCTTAG
- the rplI gene encoding 50S ribosomal protein L9 has translation MEIILKKNVDKLGYEGDVVTVKAGYGRNFLIPQGYAVLATDSAKKMHAENMRQKSHKENQIKEAAQAIASKLDGLTVKVKAKVGDNDKIFGSITTIALSEALKGEGIEIDRKSLTILTEPVKELGTYDATANLHKEVSQEFKFEVIAE, from the coding sequence ATGGAAATAATATTAAAGAAAAACGTTGATAAATTAGGATATGAAGGAGATGTAGTAACAGTTAAAGCTGGTTACGGAAGAAACTTCTTGATTCCTCAAGGATATGCGGTGTTGGCTACTGATTCTGCGAAAAAAATGCACGCAGAAAACATGAGACAAAAGTCGCACAAAGAAAATCAAATCAAGGAAGCTGCTCAGGCAATCGCTAGCAAACTTGATGGATTAACTGTGAAAGTTAAAGCTAAGGTTGGAGATAACGATAAAATCTTCGGATCTATCACAACTATCGCTTTATCAGAAGCTTTAAAAGGTGAAGGAATTGAAATTGATAGAAAATCTTTGACAATTTTAACTGAGCCTGTTAAAGAATTGGGAACTTATGATGCAACTGCAAACTTGCACAAAGAAGTATCTCAAGAATTTAAATTTGAAGTGATCGCAGAGTAA
- the dnaX gene encoding DNA polymerase III subunit gamma/tau, translated as MGEFVVSARKYRPQTFESVVGQSSITTTLKNAIKNDHLAQAFLFFGSRGVGKTTTARILAKTLNCFNLKEDIEPCNECESCKSFNEGHSFNILELDAASNNSVDDIRNLIDQVRIAPQVGKYKIFIIDEVHMLSSSAFNAFLKTLEEPPPHAVFILATTEKHKILPTILSRCQIFDFHRIQVQDIVDHLKSIAQKEGITVDDKALHIIAQKADGALRDALSIFDQIVSFSNNNVSYESVLTNLNVLDYDYYFKVTDHALAGEIPENLLIYNDILNNGFDGSQFILGLAEHLRNILVAKDPRTIDIMDVPADLKERYLKQSEKSPQDFILTALDLMRSLEGQYKASKNKRLHVELGLMKFCSIMHTLQKKEVLS; from the coding sequence ATGGGAGAATTTGTAGTATCGGCGAGAAAATACAGACCACAAACTTTTGAATCAGTTGTTGGACAATCATCTATTACAACAACGCTTAAAAATGCTATTAAAAATGATCATTTAGCTCAGGCATTTTTATTTTTTGGTTCAAGAGGAGTTGGTAAAACAACTACAGCCAGAATTTTGGCTAAAACTTTAAATTGTTTCAATCTTAAAGAAGATATTGAACCATGCAATGAATGTGAGTCATGCAAATCTTTTAATGAAGGTCATTCATTTAACATTCTGGAACTAGATGCCGCTTCAAATAACTCGGTTGATGATATTAGAAACCTAATAGACCAGGTTAGAATAGCGCCTCAAGTTGGAAAATACAAGATTTTCATCATAGATGAGGTACACATGTTATCGTCATCTGCATTTAATGCATTTTTGAAGACATTAGAAGAGCCACCTCCTCATGCTGTTTTTATTCTTGCCACAACAGAAAAACACAAAATCCTGCCAACTATTTTATCTCGTTGTCAAATTTTTGACTTTCACAGAATTCAGGTTCAGGATATAGTTGATCACCTCAAGAGTATCGCACAAAAAGAAGGTATTACCGTTGATGATAAAGCTTTACACATTATTGCTCAAAAGGCAGATGGTGCATTAAGAGATGCCTTATCAATTTTTGATCAAATAGTATCTTTTAGCAATAATAATGTCTCTTACGAATCTGTTTTAACCAACCTTAATGTGTTGGATTATGATTACTATTTTAAAGTAACTGATCATGCTTTAGCAGGTGAAATTCCAGAGAATCTTTTGATATACAATGATATATTAAACAATGGTTTTGATGGCAGTCAATTCATTTTAGGTTTGGCAGAACACCTTAGAAATATTTTAGTAGCAAAAGATCCACGAACCATTGATATAATGGACGTTCCCGCAGATTTAAAAGAGCGTTATTTAAAACAATCTGAAAAATCTCCTCAAGATTTTATTTTGACCGCACTGGATTTAATGAGATCTTTAGAAGGACAATACAAAGCCAGTAAAAATAAAAGATTGCATGTTGAATTAGGTTTAATGAAATTCTGCAGCATCATGCATACTTTACAAAAAAAGGAGGTTTTATCATAG